The proteins below come from a single Armatimonadota bacterium genomic window:
- the rpsD gene encoding 30S ribosomal protein S4, with protein MATYRGRKTDISRRVGFSIWGDPKCPSGKRPYPTGQHGPNMRERRQSEYGEQLLAKQTIRRYYGLLERQFHNTFVKAQRMHGNSGLNFLRLLEMRLQTAVWRLGYGRTVFHARQLVTHGHITVNGKLVDVPSYTLKVGDVVGVADNETARKIARLSRYEGAAVPAYFEPDVPNMNGKLISLPEREDFPKFFQEQQVVEFYAR; from the coding sequence ATGGCCACCTATCGCGGAAGAAAAACGGACATCAGCCGACGCGTCGGCTTCAGTATTTGGGGCGATCCCAAGTGCCCCAGCGGCAAGCGCCCCTACCCCACCGGACAGCACGGCCCCAACATGCGGGAGCGCCGGCAATCCGAATACGGCGAGCAGCTCTTGGCCAAGCAGACGATTCGCCGGTACTACGGCCTTCTTGAGCGGCAGTTCCACAACACCTTCGTCAAGGCGCAGCGCATGCACGGCAACTCAGGCCTTAACTTCCTGAGGCTTCTCGAAATGCGACTTCAGACCGCCGTTTGGCGACTCGGCTACGGACGCACGGTCTTTCACGCCCGCCAGCTCGTCACGCACGGGCACATCACAGTGAACGGTAAGCTCGTGGACGTTCCCAGCTACACCCTAAAGGTCGGCGATGTCGTTGGCGTGGCCGATAACGAGACCGCCAGAAAGATCGCCCGCCTCAGCCGCTATGAGGGTGCAGCGGTTCCCGCCTACTTCGAGCCCGACGTGCCGAACATGAACGGAAAGCTGATCTCCTTGCCCGAACGCGAGGACTTCCCGAAGTTCTTCCAAGAGCAGCAGGTCGTCGAGTTCTACGCGCGATAA
- the nrfD gene encoding polysulfide reductase NrfD gives MLPIGSTLSLLPLAQTTGYVLPNEKELQWSVLIVLYPYLTGLVAGAFILASLVRVFDAKAIAPTYRLSLLTALAFLICAPLPLVAHLGHPERFYEIMMTPHLSSAMAVFGFVYLWYLMAVLLLEIWFDYRKEIVQWADESTGVKKLIYSVLTLGVRDVSPRALEFDERAGRFITIIGIPSAVLLHGYVGFIFGSLKSNPWWASVLMPIIFLLSAIVSGMSLVTLVYMVTTWWRKQKVNVQCLDAIGRYLMFALIFDLTLELLDLVHRIYEAGESLEILKLLSSGYLYETMFGGQLFLGGMVPLIILAVMQAVKHKMPEALRARYYFLCASLVLLGVLLMRWNVVIGGQLFSKTLMGLTTYKLELVGGEGLLAALVILLLPVAILWVLTYLLPPWAQHKPRGPVPKSGA, from the coding sequence ATGTTGCCGATCGGTTCGACCCTTAGCCTTCTGCCGCTGGCTCAAACCACCGGCTATGTGCTTCCAAACGAGAAGGAACTCCAGTGGAGCGTCCTGATCGTGCTGTATCCGTATCTCACCGGTCTGGTGGCGGGCGCGTTCATTCTGGCGTCGCTCGTTCGGGTGTTCGACGCCAAAGCCATCGCGCCGACGTATCGGCTGTCGCTTCTGACGGCCCTTGCATTCCTCATCTGCGCGCCGCTGCCTTTGGTCGCGCACCTTGGGCATCCAGAGCGCTTCTACGAGATCATGATGACCCCGCACCTTTCCTCGGCGATGGCGGTGTTCGGGTTCGTGTACCTCTGGTATCTGATGGCGGTCCTGTTGCTGGAGATTTGGTTTGATTATCGCAAGGAGATCGTTCAGTGGGCCGATGAGTCGACCGGAGTCAAGAAGCTCATCTATTCGGTGCTCACCTTGGGCGTTCGTGATGTCTCGCCACGCGCGCTGGAATTTGACGAACGGGCAGGAAGGTTTATCACGATCATTGGAATCCCCTCGGCGGTGTTGCTTCACGGCTACGTTGGGTTCATTTTTGGGTCGCTGAAAAGCAACCCGTGGTGGGCGAGCGTACTCATGCCGATCATCTTCTTGCTCTCGGCGATCGTCTCGGGGATGTCCCTGGTGACGCTCGTGTATATGGTGACCACCTGGTGGCGCAAGCAGAAGGTGAATGTGCAGTGCCTGGACGCGATCGGGCGCTACCTGATGTTTGCCCTGATCTTCGACCTCACCCTGGAGTTGCTCGACCTCGTGCACCGCATCTACGAAGCCGGCGAATCGCTCGAGATCCTGAAGCTGCTGAGTTCGGGCTATCTGTACGAGACGATGTTCGGTGGGCAGCTCTTCCTTGGAGGCATGGTCCCTCTTATCATCCTCGCCGTCATGCAGGCGGTCAAGCATAAGATGCCCGAGGCTCTCCGGGCCCGGTACTACTTCCTGTGCGCCTCACTCGTGCTGCTCGGCGTGCTGCTCATGCGCTGGAATGTGGTCATCGGCGGGCAGCTCTTCTCGAAGACCCTGATGGGGTTGACCACCTACAAGCTTGAGCTGGTCGGTGGAGAGGGATTGCTGGCGGCCTTGGTGATCCTGCTGCTGCCGGTGGCGATCCTCTGGGTGCTCACTTACTTGCTTCCTCCATGGGCGCAGCATAAGCCCAGGGGCCCGGTACCAAAGTCGGGAGCGTAG
- a CDS encoding metal ABC transporter permease produces MGFWSILGPAAIAVLIMVPVHTLFGVHIVRRGLIFIDLAVAQVAALGMSLAIAMGHEAASTVAYEYSVVFALLGALLISLSRFRLGKVPHEAIIGIVYVLTTAASIIVLEFDPSGHGHEELKEILTGNIMFVKSSQHLGYAATFGSILAVLLLLWRPISALTLSKQESLNFKGVLLDFAFYALLGFMVASSVKVAGVLLVFTWLVMPAVIAFFFVERIGVAAALAIPLGVLGSFGGLLISYFAPDLRFQGMAMGEAAGTGNWPTGPSVVVALGALVVVAYLVRLFLPERRTGEDAALDAAEEKPELA; encoded by the coding sequence ATGGGGTTCTGGAGCATTCTGGGTCCTGCGGCGATTGCGGTCCTGATCATGGTCCCGGTACACACATTGTTCGGCGTACACATCGTGCGGCGGGGGCTCATCTTCATCGACCTAGCGGTGGCCCAGGTGGCGGCTCTTGGCATGTCTCTGGCCATCGCCATGGGGCATGAGGCCGCGTCAACGGTTGCCTACGAGTATTCCGTGGTCTTTGCGCTACTGGGAGCGCTGCTCATTTCGCTGAGCCGCTTTCGGTTGGGGAAGGTTCCTCACGAGGCGATCATCGGCATCGTCTACGTGCTGACGACGGCGGCCTCCATCATCGTCCTGGAGTTCGACCCATCCGGGCATGGCCACGAGGAGCTCAAAGAGATTCTTACCGGCAACATCATGTTTGTGAAGTCCTCCCAGCACCTGGGCTACGCGGCCACTTTTGGTTCGATCCTGGCTGTCTTGCTGCTGCTCTGGAGGCCCATTTCGGCGCTCACATTGAGCAAGCAGGAGAGCCTGAACTTCAAGGGTGTGCTGCTCGACTTCGCCTTCTATGCGCTGCTGGGGTTCATGGTGGCGTCTTCGGTCAAGGTGGCGGGGGTGCTGCTGGTGTTCACTTGGCTCGTGATGCCGGCGGTCATCGCGTTCTTCTTTGTCGAGAGAATCGGAGTTGCGGCGGCCTTGGCGATCCCGTTGGGGGTCTTGGGGTCCTTTGGAGGGCTGCTCATCTCCTATTTTGCGCCGGACCTGCGGTTCCAAGGGATGGCGATGGGAGAGGCTGCCGGGACTGGAAACTGGCCGACGGGCCCCTCGGTCGTGGTGGCTTTGGGAGCTTTGGTTGTTGTTGCGTATCTGGTGCGGCTCTTCCTTCCGGAGAGGCGGACGGGAGAGGACGCGGCGCTCGATGCGGCGGAAGAGAAGCCCGAGTTGGCTTAG
- a CDS encoding zinc ABC transporter substrate-binding protein, with product MKTVAAILTILSIAAAGQSRVVNVLTTLPDLAALAKEVGKEKVSVSSLIVGSRDPHRLEAKPSYINKAANADLFMAVGLELEVAYEQPILDGSANSKIQPGQPGHVYVGDWVTVRDVPQGGVTRAQGDMHPYGNPHVWLDPYNGRLIAAKLAERLGTIDKANAAAYKANAEDFSHRLDVAMFGSALVGKVGGATLWQWDNENKLVPNLKEKGMLDELGGWCNKMRPFWKSQIVTYHRSWNYFNYRFGLKVAAELEPKPGLDPTPGHVAAVIRTVQEDRIKLILQEPFYSTKNGEFVKSRTGATLVVAPGSVGQDPAAKDYIGLFDTIVSRVASALGK from the coding sequence ATGAAAACCGTTGCCGCCATCCTTACCATCCTGTCTATCGCCGCTGCGGGCCAATCCAGGGTCGTGAACGTGCTGACGACCCTGCCAGACCTCGCCGCCCTCGCGAAGGAAGTTGGCAAAGAGAAGGTCAGCGTCTCCTCGCTGATCGTCGGCTCGCGCGATCCCCACCGCCTTGAGGCCAAGCCGAGCTACATCAACAAGGCCGCAAACGCCGACCTCTTCATGGCCGTGGGCCTGGAACTGGAAGTCGCCTACGAGCAGCCGATTCTGGACGGAAGCGCGAACTCCAAAATTCAGCCCGGCCAGCCCGGCCACGTCTATGTGGGGGATTGGGTCACGGTGCGAGACGTGCCGCAGGGCGGAGTGACCCGCGCGCAGGGCGACATGCACCCCTACGGCAACCCGCACGTCTGGCTGGATCCGTACAATGGCCGTCTCATCGCGGCGAAGCTGGCAGAAAGGCTCGGCACGATCGACAAGGCAAACGCTGCCGCCTACAAGGCGAACGCCGAGGACTTTTCTCACCGGCTCGACGTGGCGATGTTTGGCAGCGCCCTCGTCGGAAAGGTCGGCGGGGCGACCCTGTGGCAGTGGGATAACGAGAACAAACTCGTCCCGAATCTGAAGGAAAAGGGGATGTTGGACGAATTGGGCGGTTGGTGCAACAAGATGCGGCCCTTCTGGAAGAGCCAGATCGTGACCTATCACCGAAGCTGGAACTACTTCAACTACCGTTTCGGACTCAAGGTTGCGGCAGAACTTGAACCGAAACCGGGCCTGGACCCGACTCCTGGGCACGTGGCGGCCGTGATCCGAACGGTGCAAGAGGACAGAATCAAGTTGATCTTGCAGGAGCCCTTCTATTCGACGAAGAACGGCGAGTTCGTTAAGTCTCGGACGGGGGCGACGCTGGTCGTAGCGCCTGGCAGCGTGGGCCAGGACCCGGCAGCTAAGGACTATATCGGCCTATTCGATACCATCGTGTCGAGGGTGGCCTCGGCGCTGGGGAAATAG